The genomic stretch AGATTTTAGCCGGAGGGCGATTCCAGAAGAAAAAGCCCAGACATGTTGCGGATAATATCAGCGAGATATAGCTGACTGCGGAACTATCGCCTTCAATCCAGTGTAAAACTGAAATGGCGATGCCAACGATTATCGCTTCACCTGATGCCAGGCCGTCGATCCCATCCATAAAATTGTAGAGGTTGATGAACCATACCAACCCGATAGCCAATAAGCCCCAGATCCACCAGGCCGGCGGAAAAATCCAGCCCGCCAGAGACAAAGCGGGCACATTACCCATACCCAGCAATACCAGCGCGGCAGATAAGAATTGAACGCTCAGCCTGAGGCGGGGAGACAACGAACGATGATCATCTATAAAGCCAACAGCGGCAATCAGTAAAAGAGCTAGCGTTATCCAAAGCCAGATTGACGAAAAGCCAATAACGGTGCCACAAAACCCCGTGAGAGCAATCAAAAAAGAGATCACGACAGCCATCCCGCCACCCCTTGGGGTGGGAACGCTATGCGAGCTGCGAGCGTTGGGAATATCCATAACATGGTGACGAATAGCGTACTGACGAAACACTGCGGTCAATAACCAGGATAACAATACACTTATCAATAAGATAGAAAGGAGCATGCGGAAGAATTATCCATTATTAAACATTTTTCTAAGAGCTTCATGAGTCTTAAATGGCGGATGCCATCCCAGCAAGGTATTTGCTTTGTGGGTATCCAGTTCCAGGGATCCGACCAGACGATCTATTGCGTGCCTTTTGCCTGCTATTGACGCAATTCCTTTCAGCAAAG from Rahnella sikkimica encodes the following:
- a CDS encoding MraY family glycosyltransferase, with amino-acid sequence MAVVISFLIALTGFCGTVIGFSSIWLWITLALLLIAAVGFIDDHRSLSPRLRLSVQFLSAALVLLGMGNVPALSLAGWIFPPAWWIWGLLAIGLVWFINLYNFMDGIDGLASGEAIIVGIAISVLHWIEGDSSAVSYISLILSATCLGFFFWNRPPAKIFMGDGCSGFLGLAMGTMMLVDAMKDPERLWAWLILLGVFVVDATWTLLTRWKQGNRLSEAHRSHAYQQAALRWGHGKVTASVAGITLIWLMPMAWLVFSDRCYGIVALVIAYAPLCVMAKRLNAGRM